Within the Accipiter gentilis chromosome 12, bAccGen1.1, whole genome shotgun sequence genome, the region TATAGCAAATAAATTaaacccctcctccccccgtACCCCCAGCACCAACGAGGCTGTGAGGCACACGTCAGTACCCATCCTGGCAGTCGTTGTCATCGTAGTCAGCAGCAGGCTTGTTGCGGTAGGCACCCGGCCGCCGTTTGAGGCTCCTGCTCTCCAGGCTCTGCAGCGAGCTGTCATCCCCGCGGCTGCTGGACTCACGGGTGGCATCCTCCTGGGAGTGGCTCTCGTccttatcatcatcatcatcatcgtccTCCTGGGACTCGCTGTTGTTGCTCTCTGTGGACCTGCTGTCCTCGCCTACGTTATCCTCTTGACTGCCGTCATCTTCCGGCGATGCGCTCTGGCTCTCCGCCGATGTGCTTGGCATGTCCCCATCAGGGTCAGAGTCATTCTCATCCTCCTTTGACTGCTCCACAGTGTCCTCTGCGGACTGGGTCTGGTCGCCCTCATCTTCCCCGGACTCGCTGTCAGGTGCGGATGGTGCACTCCTGTCCTCAGCAGACTCCCGGTCCTCCTGCCCTTCCTGGGACTGGCTACCACTGCGCTCGCTCGACGTGCTCGCCAGTTCCTGGGAGATGTCCTCCGGGGACTCTCCCGGCTCTTCATCTGACTCTTCGTCAGTGCCGTCCCTGGACTTGCTGCCGTCGTCCTCCGTGGAGGGGCTGTCCTCCTCGGAGCGGCTGGCACTCTTTTCCTCTGACTGGCTGGTGACAGGCTCTTCCGACCGACTGTTGTCCTCTGCGGACAGGCTGTCTTCTCCCGAGTCAGCATCCTCCACCTCTGGCGACTTGCCGTCACCATCCTCCCAGCGGTGGGAGCCAGCCCCCCAGCCACTCTCTCGGCTGCTCCCCAGCGCGTGAGGGCCAGCACGGCGCCCCTTGTAGGTGCTGCCCGGGCCATCGAAGATGGAGGGGTCATCACCCTGCATGGCTTCGTCCTCAAAGTCGTAACTCTCCTCCTCCTGGCTGCTGCTactgccccctccctgcctgtAGGTCCGCTCATACCGGCTGCTGAGGTAGTTCCTGTACTGCCAGTGGTCCGACCCAGCgctctcgctgctgctgctgctgctgctgtctccgTGCCCTCTGCCAGCCCCGGCGTCCCCACGGCCAGCATCACGGTCATGTTCGCCTGCCCCATCGGCACCGGCTATGTAAGTAGGACCTtcgctcccctcctcttccccattcaTATCAAAGGTGTCATCCCCACTGTCATCCTCCTCATCCAGGAGCCCGCCAGCGTGGGAGGGAAGCCCATTGACTCCAGTGCCACGGTGCTCTCCGTTGTCACCATCATCAGCATCACGTGCATCCTCCTCCTATGGAGGTGACAAATGAAGACAAATGCAAAGGCTTGCAAGTCACAGGCACTATCGGCACTGCTCACCGTGCAGGCCAAGCACTACCCTGACCAACACCAGGTTTGGGGGTAAGTGTGCTTCCCTGGCAGAGCAAAACACCCCTCTCCGCTCACTTACCAGGAAACCAAGGCTGTTCCCATCCCGGGCACTTGCGTCCTCGTGGTCCACCCAGTTCAGGTGCTGAGCATCCCCAACTCTGTCTCCCTTCTCTCGGCCACCATGCTcacccagctcctctcccacagCATTCCCACCTGCCGGGTCCCCGGCAAGGGCATTGTCCCCTCTCTCTGCACTGGCAGGAGGATGTCTGCCATCTCCACCACCCAGAAGGTTGCCCAGCTTG harbors:
- the DMP1 gene encoding dentin matrix acidic phosphoprotein 1, with amino-acid sequence MPACTTPQATGTKTAMRATFLVLLLWAVACAHPVPGREPARLRRGAQQEDTASEDYLNKLGNLLGGGDGRHPPASAERGDNALAGDPAGGNAVGEELGEHGGREKGDRVGDAQHLNWVDHEDASARDGNSLGFLEEDARDADDGDNGEHRGTGVNGLPSHAGGLLDEEDDSGDDTFDMNGEEEGSEGPTYIAGADGAGEHDRDAGRGDAGAGRGHGDSSSSSSSESAGSDHWQYRNYLSSRYERTYRQGGGSSSSQEEESYDFEDEAMQGDDPSIFDGPGSTYKGRRAGPHALGSSRESGWGAGSHRWEDGDGKSPEVEDADSGEDSLSAEDNSRSEEPVTSQSEEKSASRSEEDSPSTEDDGSKSRDGTDEESDEEPGESPEDISQELASTSSERSGSQSQEGQEDRESAEDRSAPSAPDSESGEDEGDQTQSAEDTVEQSKEDENDSDPDGDMPSTSAESQSASPEDDGSQEDNVGEDSRSTESNNSESQEDDDDDDDKDESHSQEDATRESSSRGDDSSLQSLESRSLKRRPGAYRNKPAADYDDNDCQDGY